The sequence GCAAGAGGCGTCCCGGTGATGGGGCGCCCTCCCTATGCGGGTTTTCGGAGCCGGACGGCCACCCCGCCCCCGGGGCGTGCGGCGGCCGATTCGACGAGGTATCCCTCGGCGGCGGCGCTCTCGGGAACGCTCCCGGCCGGCTCCCCCGAATCGAGCCATACTTCGAGTACCTCGCCCGGGCCGATTTCCTCGAGGGCAAGCTTGGTCCGCACCCAGGTCATGGGGCAGATTTCACCGAGCAGATTTTCGGTCTTCGCCGGCTTCATTCCGTA comes from bacterium and encodes:
- a CDS encoding sulfurtransferase TusA family protein — its product is MKPAKTENLLGEICPMTWVRTKLALEEIGPGEVLEVWLDSGEPAGSVPESAAAEGYLVESAAARPGGGVAVRLRKPA